A single genomic interval of Malania oleifera isolate guangnan ecotype guangnan chromosome 11, ASM2987363v1, whole genome shotgun sequence harbors:
- the LOC131168571 gene encoding uncharacterized protein LOC131168571 — MMIALKAISFSPTKLCFPCTKTLSKKNSILFLCKSEDAGSDGPDPKGDARTQELLASIAMLQAQKVRVADYLDERSAHLTQFAEEANAEFDEIEENAQKGLDEAGARIMENIETRMQAFEESAALNKIEIDKNEKNLEEFEGQIVRDRNEGMFFKNLGQRPPQEKAKAKEEVKKIKQLMKRSAGSKTRRNIYLALMGLLAIGIADAFISSSDWRKVAGLGLIWIALLTQFIYEQRMSLETERTEKTGIDKEEK, encoded by the exons ATGATGATTGCCCTCAAAGCCATTTCCTTCAGTCCTACAAAACTATGTTTTCCCTGCACAAAAACATTGTCCAAGAAAAACTCCATCCTCTTCCTCTGCAAGTCtgaagatgcaggttcagatggCCCGGACCCCAAAGGCGACGCCCGGACGCAGGAGCTGCTGGCCAGTATAGCAATGCTTCAAGCTCAAAAAGTCCGAGTTGCCGATTACTTGGATGAGAGATCGGCTCATCTAACCCAATTTGCTGAAGAGGCCAATGCCGAGTTCGATGAGATTGAAGAAAATGCTCAGAAAGGACTAGATGAAGCTGGAGCCAGG ATAATGGAGAACATAGAGACTCGTATGCAAGCCTTTGAGGAATCTGCAGCACTGAACAAAATAGAAATTGACAAGAATGAAAAGAATTTAGAAGAGTTTGAAGGCCAAATTGTGAGGGACCGGAATGAAGGGATGTTCTTCAAGAACCTGGGGCAGAGACCGCCACAAGAAAAAGCAAAAGCGAAGGAGGAAGTGAAAAAGATTAAACAACTAATGAAACGAAGTGCAGGATCAAAAACAAGGAGGAACATTTACCTTGCATTAATGGGCTTGCTGGCCATTGGGATTGCTGATGCCTTCATCTCTTCGTCAGATTGGCGAAAGGTTGCAGGTCTGGGGCTCATTTGGATAGCTTTGCTTACTCAATTCATCTACGAACAGAGGATGTCATTGGAAACCGAAAGAACAGAAAAGACAGGAATTGACAAAGAAGAAAAATGA